In bacterium, the following are encoded in one genomic region:
- a CDS encoding aminotransferase class IV, translated as MAKRVYFLDGKFKRKPLSSVEDRGFFFSDSVYEVIRARNEKPLFLDEHLSRLERGLKELKINYPLDKEELEEIIKKSLKKLKKKEAAIYVQITRGKEPRSHLPKKNTKPTLILITSEFKPLASRLFKEGVSVILYPDIRWARCDIKTTMLLPNVLAKIEAKERGFFDALFHKNGYITESTSSSFFGILDGKLITYPATNEILPSITREKVIYIAQKQQITVEERPILLQEIQKLEGAFLAGTTYDILPVNRIENIKIPLSSITSRIQEEYAKLLSELSL; from the coding sequence ATGGCAAAAAGAGTCTATTTTCTTGACGGAAAATTTAAAAGGAAACCCCTCTCAAGCGTAGAGGACAGGGGATTTTTCTTTTCCGACAGCGTTTATGAGGTGATCAGAGCAAGAAACGAAAAGCCTTTATTCCTCGACGAGCACCTTTCAAGACTCGAACGGGGGCTAAAGGAATTGAAAATAAACTACCCACTTGATAAAGAAGAACTTGAAGAGATAATCAAAAAATCACTAAAAAAACTCAAGAAAAAAGAAGCGGCCATATATGTGCAGATAACCAGAGGAAAAGAGCCAAGGAGTCATTTACCGAAAAAAAATACGAAGCCCACACTTATATTAATCACCAGCGAATTCAAACCACTTGCGTCAAGACTCTTTAAAGAAGGAGTTTCGGTGATACTTTATCCTGACATCCGGTGGGCGCGCTGTGACATAAAAACGACCATGCTTCTACCCAATGTGCTTGCGAAAATTGAAGCAAAAGAAAGGGGATTTTTTGATGCACTATTTCATAAAAACGGCTACATCACTGAAAGCACCTCATCCTCCTTCTTTGGGATATTAGACGGAAAATTGATTACTTATCCCGCAACGAACGAGATTCTACCGTCCATTACAAGAGAAAAAGTAATATACATTGCCCAAAAGCAACAAATTACCGTGGAAGAAAGGCCAATATTACTCCAAGAAATCCAGAAACTGGAAGGTGCATTCCTGGCTGGGACAACCTATGATATTCTTCCTGTTAATAGAATTGAAAATATAAAAATCCCCCTAAGCTCCATCACCTCGCGGATTCAAGAAGAATATGCCAAGTTATTATCGGAGTTGAGTTTGTAG